The proteins below are encoded in one region of Fibrobacterota bacterium:
- a CDS encoding cyclic nucleotide-binding domain-containing protein, whose protein sequence is MLTLMDTPPFLEEMEKKAKQLGQSLAASLQGKGQVRVLTRDSELLTVAPTSLIRIVKGVFRCQHGEKTIRLYSSGDLLLAPGCGEAGGLSITSEFGSEVQVVAKEDFLLALSSDADLLSDWLAYQALESRIVHLLCSLYIAEDIKHEPEIRQYQEGEIIIRENDRPNEVYEMLSGTASVTARGFSLAKIKPGEVFGELSFFTGLKRTATVLALEPCLVQVIDQQQFLRIMKYRPAMVDGLIRTLCHRLVDLNVKISTPG, encoded by the coding sequence ATGCTCACCCTCATGGATACCCCTCCGTTCCTGGAGGAGATGGAAAAGAAGGCCAAGCAATTAGGCCAGTCCCTCGCGGCCTCGCTCCAGGGAAAAGGCCAGGTCCGCGTCTTGACTCGGGACTCGGAATTGCTCACGGTCGCCCCGACTTCCCTGATCCGCATCGTCAAAGGCGTGTTCCGTTGCCAGCATGGCGAGAAAACCATCCGCCTGTATTCCAGCGGCGATCTGCTTTTGGCTCCCGGCTGCGGAGAAGCCGGCGGGCTTTCCATCACGAGCGAATTCGGATCCGAAGTGCAAGTGGTGGCGAAGGAAGACTTCCTGCTGGCCCTCTCATCCGATGCGGATTTGCTATCGGACTGGCTGGCTTACCAAGCCTTGGAAAGCCGCATCGTGCATCTGCTCTGCTCTCTCTACATCGCCGAGGATATCAAGCACGAACCGGAGATCCGCCAATACCAGGAAGGCGAGATCATCATCCGGGAGAACGATCGCCCGAACGAGGTCTACGAAATGCTGAGCGGTACGGCCTCGGTGACCGCGCGCGGCTTCAGCCTGGCCAAGATCAAACCCGGCGAAGTGTTCGGCGAACTGAGTTTCTTCACCGGCCTCAAGCGCACCGCCACCGTATTGGCCTTGGAGCCCTGCCTGGTCCAGGTGATCGATCAGCAGCAATTCCTGCGCATCATGAAATACCGCCCCGCCATGGTGGACGGGCTTATCCGCACGTTGTGCCATCGCTTGGTGGATCTGAACGTCAAGATCAGCACCCCGGGCTGA
- a CDS encoding TIGR02147 family protein, which translates to MDVYGYEDYRKFLADSFAEKRKAPAEDGGKYTHRRLAADAGFSNPGFFNDVVKGRRTLSDSAQDKLAAAFGLKAGEAEYFKLLVAYGQSKDPQERDDLYRQMLFRRNRSSFVRLNPINSKYYQDYHYPLVRAAIQVFDFRGDYDALAHFIRPTIPVATLKKCVRDLCEWGLVAQAPDGRYHPANKNQEPAPSMGDLVKRLNREWVIQAADALFMFPKEERYIYSALLTVGKETFQEIQRRIEKFREEIIALAKREEKPDRVMQFNIQHFPRSHVKET; encoded by the coding sequence ATGGACGTCTACGGATACGAGGATTACCGGAAATTCCTCGCCGACTCTTTCGCCGAAAAGCGGAAGGCGCCCGCCGAGGATGGCGGGAAGTACACCCATAGGCGCCTGGCCGCCGACGCCGGCTTCAGCAATCCCGGCTTCTTCAACGATGTGGTCAAGGGCCGGCGCACCTTAAGCGACTCCGCCCAAGACAAACTGGCCGCCGCCTTCGGCCTCAAGGCCGGCGAAGCCGAATACTTCAAGCTCTTGGTCGCCTACGGCCAGAGCAAGGATCCCCAAGAGCGCGACGATCTCTATCGGCAGATGTTGTTCCGCCGCAACCGTTCTTCTTTCGTGCGGCTCAACCCGATCAACAGCAAGTACTACCAGGATTACCATTACCCGCTGGTCCGCGCCGCCATCCAGGTCTTCGACTTCCGCGGCGATTACGATGCCCTGGCCCATTTCATCCGGCCGACCATTCCCGTGGCCACCTTGAAGAAATGCGTGCGCGACCTTTGCGAATGGGGATTGGTGGCGCAAGCGCCGGACGGAAGGTACCATCCCGCGAACAAGAACCAGGAGCCCGCGCCTTCCATGGGCGATCTGGTCAAGCGCCTGAACCGCGAATGGGTGATCCAGGCCGCCGATGCGCTGTTCATGTTCCCCAAGGAAGAGCGCTACATCTACTCCGCCTTGCTCACCGTCGGCAAGGAGACCTTCCAGGAAATCCAGCGCCGCATCGAGAAGTTCCGCGAAGAGATCATCGCCTTGGCCAAGCGCGAAGAGAAGCCTGATCGCGTCATGCAATTCAACATCCAGCATTTCCCCCGCAGCCACGTGAAGGAGACCTGA